Sequence from the Thunnus maccoyii chromosome 22, fThuMac1.1, whole genome shotgun sequence genome:
AGGATACATGGTACCACAACATCTGTGAAtgccaaaaatgtaataataatcacaacaataataataatgttgttaTAACTGATTTTATCATGATATCATGGCTTTGCAAAAGAGTGAAATGTATCAACACATGACCAAAGCAGCTGTGCACATGCTTTGCATCCACTTACATGAAATAAACTAAAAAGCAAAggttaaaaatactgcatttgaTCACACTCTATCGTGATCTTACTCTACTTTCCCTGGCCACTCCTCTAGTGCACACAGTCCACTAGTAGGCCACATTCTTCAACCAGTCAGAGTAGCAGGATTCATGTTTCACCTCCCTCCGGTGCCACACACCTGTTGGACAAAAGAGAGAaccatcacacacactgtgtagtCTGACTCCCTCCACAGGAAATCATGAGGAACAGCACAGTGAGAACATATATTGGGGTTATGACTGTCTAAAGTGTTGATGGCATTGAATAGAgatgtagcacttttcaaaacagtagTTATAACATGCTTTACAGaaaggacaaaaaagaaagggaataagagaaacagaggagacaacaaacagtataaaaacCATCAAGAAAAACccaaagaaaataagtgaattTTAAGATTTAACAAGTGCTTCTTGAAGAGGGGAATAAGTTTTAAGAGTGTGACAACAACAATATATTGtaaggaaaaaatggaaaattcaatTTGACATACTGTGCTTCCTTTATTCTCCTCGTTTGTGTGGCCTTCTCCAGACCTCCAGACATCCTCCAGCTGATCTTGATATCACTGATGCCCTTTTTTGTCATCTCTGCCTCCATCTAGGAatcatgcacatactgtatataaatatgcacATTTCTTTCACTGATACAACTTCACTAACCACTAATGGAAGAACATGATACAGTGTATCACACTAAAGTGGGAAAATAAAAAGCTTGAAAAGAAAACTACTGTACAggttaaaataagaaaaatctTATGGTTGTATAGTGTTGTTACTATATCGCTATGGCTATTTTAAACCTACTAGCACAATAAATAAGTTGTTTAATcacaattaaaaacactgcTACTCATATGAGACAGAAGCTTGGTAATCAGCACTTGTGCTTGAATGTCCTTTACTCCATGCCCTCACACAGTGGGTTGAATTAACAAATGCACATATGAAATGTTATCTCAGGAACATTTCTTACCTGTTTCAAGATTTGTTGTTGGATGACAGGGTCACTCATGTCAAAGTCAGACTGGATCCTCACCACAGATTTCTTCTTAAAGATAACTATACAAATTACATACATTTACGTCAGTACTGACCATTTTCCGAAGCATatacacaacagaaaaatgaagcAGCTTTTGAGTTTGGTTCATTTCATTGCgcaataaaattaattaactAACAGAAACTTTATACATGTTTACAATAGATAATATTGTTTATATctaatgtttttctcttcatgtGACAAATATATTATGTTTGTCTAAACAATGCTGCAAAGGGCTGCCAATTTATGTAgctaaaaaagtgtttttaatacagATTAATTCAACTTGCTataaaaaatcttattttttcattttccatgaATGCTGGGCAGGTGGTAACAATAAATAACAGACTGGGATACTGAAGTTGTGAACTTGTGTTATTTATATTACAGTACCGTGACACAGTATGTTTATATTGCAAAGCagggttgcaactaatgattgtttatCATTATCAGTTATCAGATTCCAAGttgacaatttaaaaaaatattttgttcaaCCAACCAACCCTAAATATATTGACTTTACAGTGTcaaaactggaaaaaataaataaataaaagaaagaaaagccgCAAAGcctaacatttgagaagctgtaatcaGCAAATGTtggacatttttgcttgataaattactttttgtcaaattattaatcaattaattgcttAAACAGTGATATGGAGCTTACATAAGCTTGTATAACACTTACAGTAGcagagaaacattgatttaGTGTTGCATGACCTTGCACTCCATTCTCCACCGTTAACATGAGCACAGTTTGGACCCTCTCCTAAACTGTCGGGTTGCCCCTCCTGCCAGTATCTGAATGAGGATTTTCTCCCATCAGACCACTTCCAGGAGTCTTCAAACAGGCCGATCCAGGCCTGCTCTCTTGACGGCACCATGCTCTGGATCTCCTGGTTCTCAGGTAGGTTCCTCACACTGACCAGGTCTGTGTGGTATTGCCTGCAGTAGCGCTGAGCGTCGGTCCAGTTCATTGGTGTTTCCACAAGAATCTTATTCTCTGGCACACCATCTCGGCCTGTCACCACAGAAATAATCATgatgacatactgtaaatataattttaaaagtCTGACTGAGCTCAAAGTGGTGCTGTAGTCTAatgttttttcaatatttatttaaagggcCATAGAATTGgacttacatgcacacacatctcacacacacccaaaaacaaacttaataaTGAACCTTATCTTTTTTCAtctaaaaattacattattgttgATTATACCAGTGTTGCAAGTATAGGGactgtttaaaatatttctctgtTGGTGCATTCAAGGACACATAtctgaaatttcatggctttgtacAAAGTCCATGTtatcttttttgtcatttggattAGATTTCCCTGCAACATCATCAGTGTGATGCTTTTTGGTCAACAATAAATTCTTGTGTGCTGTAAATCACCAACAAAAGATTTAAGAAGAGTTCCTGGTTCTAACTGAGTTTTCATGCAACAATAGGCAAACATGGCTATCAGGATAATTATCATTTGACCATTTTGAATGTACAAACAGTGAGTTTCTAAAATAGCACCTGACcacaagacaaaaataatacaacagTATCTCAAGCAAGGTCCcatttttgttgattttcataGTGTGCTCCAACAAACAGAAATCAGTGGCTGCCTGAAAGGGAGGATGAAATCTAAAATCTTATGGTCTGTTTTGGAGAAGCCTTGATAATATCCATGATTTGTAACCATAGAGGTCCTATAAACATGTTGGATATTCCTTGGAGACAACTGAGACCAACAGATACAGGCAGAACGACAATCAACACATTTTGGAAGTAAAGAAATGTAATATGTAAATAACATTACTAATAACATTACCATCAAAGCATAAGAAGACATTCAGTAAGCTGCAGTCCCGGTCTTTCCAGTCCCCCTTGTCTTGAATGACAGCACAGCGCTGAATGTCACTCTCGTTGGGTTCACCTTCACCCCAGTTCCTGAACTCTGCTTCATTATCATTGTAGTAACCCTCATCTGACAGAGACCACTTCCAGGTCACTGCATCTTCATATAGCCCAATCCAAAAGTCGCTAAAATCGTTTTCCATTTTGTTCATGACCTTGTTCATGTCTTGAGCATTGTTGATGGTGGCCAGGTCAGTGTACCGGTCTCTGCAGTAAGTCTGAGCTTCAAACCATGTCTTAGGCTGATCATGAACAAAAATGTAGTCACGACTGCAAGAAGTGGAGGGGCAGTGAtctgtaaaaaatataattcagcaataatttgtttattatttgttaaaAGCATTATGTGGCTATAAAGGATTGGCATGAATGCCTGATGCAAACCTCTTCCAGTGGGTTTGATGAAATCTCATCCATAAGAACACTTTcaataaatctaaaaatatgcaCCAAACTAGTCTGTTCACTGAACCTACAGACCAAACTCTACATCAAACTACCAGTACGACGGCAAACAAGTActaatcacattactgtaatgaGTAACAAAGAAATGTATTACTGCTCAACACTAGGTATCCATAAGTATAGAATCAGCCACTACCACTACAGTAACCTTGGCAGTGACACTTAAAAACAAGGACTATTCTCAACAagataataatgtaaatgaCAGCATCATCTGCAAATGTGATGATTGTCCCATCTCCAGTTGGAATTTTGCACTGTAAGGATTTTGTAAAGCAACATAATCTGATTACCACTGGGCGGAGGCCACTGAGGGACTTTATTTACAGGATTCTCCCAggtgctgtagacctccaccTCACACAGAGTTAGTGGTACATCAGGTTGGACTACAGTCACGTAGCGACCCTCAATCCCCCCACAGTCCACGGTGGCGAGAGAATGTGTACGGCTTGGGATGTACCGACAACTGAAAAGTAAAGtgaattaatatattaatatatattatatatatatatatatattaataatgcCAACCTGTCATTTTAACCTTTCTATTGGATTTATCCATTTTTGGatccacttttttttaaattttgtgatggttttactgtatgtgtggacTTGGACCTACGGTGTTTACAAGAGACATGACTTTGATATCAAAAGGTCTGATCAGATATCAGAAAAATGGTTGTTGTTCTTAACACCATGTCTATTGGGTACAGTGTGCATTTTAATTTGCAAGTTCACacaaaactgtgtttaaaagtCAAATTTTATGAATACAATTTGAGGTTTTGTCTTCTTCTAAAGAAAATTAAGAGACATAGCAAGAATGATGATTCTTCCTGTAACTTCATATGTAACATCCTATGAATCCTTTCCTAATTCTGGATTGTCATTGCCATTGTTCCGCAGTAAAACTGGTTATGTGCTATAAAATGCATCATTTGGACAGTCTGAAGGCAATGAAAATCCCCCTTCACATGCTCAAACAGTAAGAAATCTTTTCAAAACCAACAATACAACAGTCAGGGACACTTTCAACAGTGACTGGCCCTCCAAGCATCTGTAAAGAAATGAGAGGTGATGTGCCCTCAGAAAAGAGATGAGAAGTCCATGACTAAAATCTGGATTGGGTTCTGAACAATGGCCGATTTCTCcctatttttaaattaaacacataCCTCTAGTGTTACCTCTAAATTAAGTATGTTTGTGAAGCCTGTTTATTGAGTACCAACAAATGCTTCTTCTGCACCATCCCCTTTTCACTATGAAGACCAGCATCTCTCTGCATCTTCTGTGGGAGATCGTCTGAAAGAATATTTACAATTGGAGGATGTCCAACCATGTTCTGAAAGATCATTATTCACCTTGAATTGTCCACTTGGACCTTAACAATGCAGCAGCCCTTTTTCAAGACAAGTTGAATTATAGTCACATTGTACGGAACCAGTAGATCCACTTTCACCCACTGTCCGGGTTTGTCCTTAGTTGCGCTGCAGGTGGAAATCTGATTACCATCTATGACACTGCTGGCATAACCCGCTGTTCTCCATTTCCTGGAAGATAGAAAAGCCACTCCTCTCAAAGCCACATTGTCTAGTGAGAAGAAAGGAATAAAAGAGGATGAATaacttttctctgtgttttcatgtacaAGAGACAGTAAGAGAAGCAAAGATGAAAACATGGCAGGCCTTTTGTAGTCATTTTTGTTGTCATGCATTTTGTTCTTccacacaaaaatagaaatctatttttattttaatgtgaattttttctcttttttgatgGTGTGTGGAGCTTACCAAGCACATGACCATACACGTGTATttcacaaaaagacaaagtCTTCTGTAGTCCAGGaaggacaacatgaacaaagcGACCTTCCATTATTCCACATTGGTAGGTGTATTTGCTTTGTCCCTCTGTAATGGAGATGACAGCACACCTGACAGAAGGAGGAAGTataagtgagaaaaaaagggagTCAAAGTGGCTAGTGTGATTTCTCTTTTGTTCCTACTAAGATCAcctttggtttttggtttgCATGCTGAAACCGATGCGGACCTCAGCACGGTTCAGCTCTTCTGAACAGCAGTCTCCAGTGCTGAAGACAGACACCGCAGTTATGCGATAGATATTTCTCAGGTCCACTCGCCACCAGGGGTTGTCTTGCAGTGGGACAGAGGTACAGGTTGGTTTTTGACCCCTTGACCCTGGGCGTTCATCAATGGCCATTTTTGGAGCAGCTGCTCCTGAAACTGGTCCTGAAGACTGCTCAGCTATTCCTCTCGGCGCAATATTAGCTGGCAGGAGTAGCATAGtaataaaaagatgaagaaaatgacTAAGTTATGGAAAACCAAAGCAATCATCTTCCTGCCAAAGTACAGTACAACAATACCAAGAGTCTACGCccacactagcagctctgtgaggccaTATAGCTCATTGTAAAGAAAACCAAATTGTCTATCCATCCAGtggttgtcaagatatttcgCTTCAGACCACTAAGGTCAACGTGCTGGTGGAGCTAGCAAcagaaaagtcaggggataaACAAAGGACACATCATTGGGGaaatatgaatgtctgtaccaaaatTTGTGCCAATCCATGATGTGGATttagagatatttcactggataaatgaaaacttCATGGGGATTCATTTGAGCACTATTTATATCAGTACCAAATTTTaatgcaatccatccaataactGTCAGCACCAATATCGTCAACCCCAAGGTGGCACTAAAGGAAATGTCAGGGGATCATTGAAGTCATGGCTTCATGCTTTGGGGACTATGAGTGTCTGTACAAAGTTTAATGACAACGGATCCAAAcgttgttgaaatatttcagtctcaAGCAAAGTGATGAGACACCAATCAGACTGACATTTCCATTCCTCGACCAGGCAGCTAGTGACCAAACACCTAAAACAATAGTGTCTTCTCACCAAACATGCTATTTTAAAGAAAGGATCTTGAGGAGTATAAACTGAATAACATTTTGTGTACTCTGCATCAGCTTAAAACCAGACataaatgtctaaaaaataatataattttaaatcatGAATGCCACACACCAATGAGAGATGAGAGAATTATTTTTGACAGGATTTTATAAAGATTTGAATTTTGGAGAAAATCCTGTTGTCGTTGGGATTCAAGGGACTGATGATTGGCACAAATtttagtacagacattcatatttCCCAGCTGATGTGTCCTTTGTTGACTTTCTGCCAGTAGGGGAACCACCGCAAAAATGAATCAACTTCAGATGTCCTTGCTCAGTGTTACGTTACCTCCGCTGACAAGGGCATTAGCATACACTTTGACCTCACAAAGGTGAAGTCTCTTCACTTCTCCGGGGAGGTATATGTTGATGTAACGTCCTTTCATCTTGTTGCAGTTGAAGGTCATGTAAGGGGAATCGTTTATGGTGATGACTGCACAcctgagagagaaggaggggcagacattaaaagaaaagaaagagaaatttagttttttaacaTGAAGAAGCAGTAAATACAATTAAGTAGTCAGTTTATTAGGTGCAGCTGATTGAAACACTCCTGCAGTAAATCTAGCTTGTATGAAACTTATCAGTTTCCCTTTAAGGTAACTCTTTCGATGTTGTACGGTAGTTGTCCATCCCACAGGataaaacattcacaacatCTTCAAATTTAATGCAAAACAATTCAACAGTGACTCAATCTATAGACCCCGCATCAACACCTATCTTAACAGTCTTAAAAAAATTAAGTATTTAAAGAGTACCTAATAAATTGGCAAGTCAGTGCATATTTTGaattgatgatgatgtcattttgcAAATATTTACTGATATGTTGGCATATTGCTTCAGTAAAATTCACTCAGTAGCAGTGTAACCCATTTGCATCACCTGGGATTGTTGTTGCCATTGTTCTCTACTGAGTCACCAATGCGGATTTCAGCCCCATCTATCTCATCAGTACAGCAGTCCGATCTCCGGATGACTTCAACTGATGCAACTGCATAAGGACCTCGCATGTCCAACCTCCACCAGGGGTTGGTCTCGAACAGAGTGGCACTACAGCTTCGAGAGTCATTGTGTGCATTAGGTTCTCCATTAATCACAAAGCTCGGTGGGCAGGAGTTGTTCAAGACTGACGACTGTGTGGCAACTCCACTCAGGGCCACATCAACTGGAGAGTTAGGACAGTGGTAAAGATGACAGTAATCCACCTCGGTAGCAGATATGCAACCAAGTACACGTTTGCAGAGAGGACAATCGTAAACATGATGTAAAATTAAAGGGggaaaatacaatttaaaaaaataatgtcaagaCTATCAGTAACTTATTGTGGTTCATAATTGTTTATTGCCACTAACAAACAATTTTAATACTGATGATTTCCTTACCTGCCTGTTGAGTAACCCTCAAACTGAGGATAGACCctaaaataaagtttaacaCTGACATAAAACTTATAGAACATTGttaacatacatatacacatgtgtgtgtgtgcacactgacaaaataaatacataaatttaggaaaaaaaatgtaaattattttcttttttccctctttttccaCACATTCAAAAACATAATAGTATGACTTACCCcaaataaacatgtatttcCACTCCATGATCTATAGGAAAATTGtaggaaatatgttttcattatgCTGTAACACACTGCATGTTTTAAAACCTCTAAATATCAAAAATGAGCTGAGACCCAAAACTTGCCCTTATAATGTTTAGATGTCAACGCACAGCACTAAGTTAAGTTGCTTTTATACACACTACCCTCTACTGGATTCCTGCTGGATGTGTTTTTGAGAATACTGATATGCAAATAAATGCAAACCACCTTCACCTTCAAAATGTGAGTCTGGCTCTAGTGAttctaaaaaaaacagccttttgGTGGGTTTGGCAATACCTTTGGTGATTGGCGGTCAGATCAAGTGTGTTTTCATAATACAAAATCAAAGCcctcattcaaaataaaaatgaagtaCAGTATTGACTGTATGGGGCCTGGGCATGTCTAGTCTACTGGAAGGTCATCTAcagttataaaacatgtttttaaatctgtcaaCATGAAATTGCCCAAAAGTCTGTATAATATTCTAAtcatattataaattattagaaacacatttttcacagttttttcatgctgtatttctgtaagtTTGCTATCTTGGTCTACTCTGTACaaacaacatctattgcatatCTATTCGTCCTGGGGAGGGAACCCTCCTCTTTTGCTCTTCCTGGTGTTTCTTCTATTCTTTTCCAAGTTAAAGGGTTtttgggggagtttttccttatccaaAGGGTctgagggtctaaggataaaGGATGTTGTATCGCTGTAAAGATTGTAAATCCCCCTGAGgcaaatgtgtgatttgtgataaaactgacttgactggactgtgttgaaatgttagaaaaagaggaggggaggatcGGTTCACTGATCACAGATTGAAGATAATATTGTGCTACCAGTGAATACAAGAGATTATTGTGTGAATTAGTGTGTGCGTATACTGGTCTGTGAGACATTTGGTACTTGATATCTTGACCTCATCTTCCGTCAGAGCAGTTTTACTGAtggtttttttcctctttttgtttttcactaaaTGTATTGATATCTACACAACTTTCAAAACTGTCATATTAGACGGTATGTTATTGTATgttgggttttttaaaaaaacatataatatgtaaaaatattaccATAATAACTGTTTTGTATTTCAGAACAGATTTTTAATGTAGCTATGTTGGAGATAAATCTCTTAAATTAATGaatatgtattatataataATCAAAAGTGAGTTAGTGTGCAGTGATTTGTAGAAGTGTCACTTTTCCTCGATATAGAGCACTTCTATATGAAgacaaatgttcaaattaaCCGATATAAAACAGTGAGATCCTAAAATGATCCTTGACGTTGATGAAGTTGGattttctcagtttctctcttAAACTCAGCTGGATGTCCTTCATGTGACTTTTCTGCTTGGAGGCTCAATTTTGATTTAATCATTTGATTAGCACATGTGCAAATAAATGGGTGGAGCGCTTTGACTTGCAAACCAACACACCTCAGCTTACAAGGTCAAGTGTACAAATTTTCATTAACTTCGTCATGTTCTTTGGatgttttaggcactttagcTGGCTGCAAAAGAAATTCATCGCAAGGCTGCTATCAAATTTCCCAGTGTTTTACATTGATTTCTTTATTGATTACATCTCAGATTATGTTTCCAtagaattattaaaatattttaagtaGACATGAtcacaaaagatgaaaaatctaaataaaatccTGCCTAAAATTCTGTCATCATACTGCTTCACATTTTACTACTTTGTCCATTTCAGTGAATTGTATGAGGTAGATAATTCAGACAGACAAACTGATCAACAAaggcaaacaaaacaataatttcGGATACCCAATGAATTAAATCTTCAAATTTTTTGCTAACAAAGAAtgtagaaaatgtttaaaacaacaaaaaaagaccaaaactgcAATTATCATGGtctctttcttgttttcatgttttctctccagTCCTTGTTCTACTTTATTCCCTCTCCACACGCATCTGttgctgaaaaacacacaatacatgaGAACAAATCATTTAGTCACAAACATTGCTGCTGTGAAGTCGACCACAATTatgctgttttgtttaaaatccttacttcttttttGTGGCCGCGGCTCCACACTTAACGTCCTCCAGTACAGTTTGACATCAGTTAAGCCCTGCGAGTTAAATGCTGCCTCGAgctaaagacaaaaaaaaaggagaagaaagccGCTGTGTTGCTGTGAGTGCAGTGGAAATATTTCCAAGCAGCTAACTAAACACAGAACAGCGCTGCTTATTGTACCTGCTGTAAGACTTTGTGTCTGATGTTGGGATCTTTCAGGTCAGAGTCAGTCTGAAACTTTATCTTCACGGTTGTCCTTTTCTGAACAGCTGGAAAAAATCACACACTTACATGATATGAAGGACGTAacttattaatggttaataaaacTTTTACTAACGTTAAACAGATcagttataagccattaataaaaaaagaaacttgttGTCCTTTGTTGAAAATCCTCCTTCATCACgtcttgtttggtgtttttgacTTTTGCTCTTTAACTCTTGTTTCATGTTGGCAAGATATCTTCATATTGCGGTGCAATGGTTGACTGTAACTAATTATATTTACTGAATTACTATATTTACATACAATTTTAAAGTACTTTTAATTCACTTGAGTGTTTCCATGTTATGTTACAGTACATAATACTTCTACTTTGCTGTATTTAATGAGAAATTTTGCACATTTGCTGTTGTTACTAGTTATTTTGCTGATGGTGATGTGAACTACAACACATATGATGGGCCTATGAAATACACATTATTGCTTACAGATTTATGTATCAGTAATAACAAATACTGCAATGAATACTGCTGTATCactatttttacttaaataatacatgtgaatacttcttcttccactgctgcagACTTACAAGTTTATAAGCAGGTGATATAACAATTAACCTGAACTCAGGTTGATGATACAGTTATCATCAGCCTGCTACATAAAGATGAATCTGAGCATGAGTTTGTCAAATGATGTGATGAGGCCTTTCTCCAATTAAATGCCACAAAGACCAAGGATATGGTCATTGATTTTAGAAGGACATCATCCCACCCACCATCTCAAACCTTCATCACGGGAATTGGGGTTTGTAGATCATTATAAATGTCTTGGAACAATCATtgataaaaaaacagaagtttgATGCCAATGTGGATGCGGTCTGTAAGAAGGGACAGCAACGTTTGCACTTTCTTAGGAAgttaaatgcttttaatgtaGATAGGAAAAttatgtctttgttttacagttcaTTTATTGAATCTGTGATTACTTTTTCTATGATTGCTTGGTATGGTAACTTGAACATCGAGGACAAAAATCACCCTTAGCTATATTGAGAAGGTGGCTGGTAAAGTGATAGTTGTCCCTCAGACCCCCCGATGGCTATCTTTGACCAGCAGGTTCCCACAACGCCAGGTCTATATTAGACTGCACAAACCGGCCCCTTCACTTTGAGTTTGAAACTCTTCCCTCAGGAGTAAAAACTCCTTTGTTCCCTGTGCAATAACCCTGCTTAATTTGCACATGTAATTTAGCATTTTagagattgttttgttgtattattgtgttctgtatttctgtttttctgtttttgtcttttatttttgtttttgtacttgtgttgtttgttttatcttgtgCCCCTGACTGCAAGTTTCCCATCTGGGATAATAAagtgactgaactgaactgaacaggTTGCAGGTGGAATCATCTACCTGGTCTGATGGTGGTGGGTTCAGTCACTGGAGTTGGTGTCACTTCAGTTATTTCTGttagaaagaggaaagaaagtgaaacacAGATGGGGAGAGAGGGGTTAGACAGTTGTGAGAATTAAAATAGCAACCAGTAACAGTTGTTTATATATGactttttctcctttgtgtgATTTTAACTTTAACTAAGTGGCGCCACCCTCAGGTATCTGTCAACTTCATGACAGTGAcctcacatttgaaaaagaaGTTATCTCAAAAATCAAGTCTTTTCTCTCGTGACCTGATCTTGTGACGGTCGTACATGCTTTTATCTATCATCTTTGTTGGATTATTGTAATTCATTGTATTCAGGGATAAGGAGGAATGCTTAGGGAAGGGTTTAACAATTTTGCAAGTCTGTctaaaaaacaataatcaggtgctcgaatgaacattgaaataagtttttcttgccgtaatcattcctcctgttcatactgaccattagaagatcccttcataatgcacttacaatgtaagtgatgggggacaaaatccacagtcctccttctgtgcaaaaatgtatttatatgtttatctgaagctactATGAAatttcagctgtccaaatgagtcaaatcaagtagatatctttcaacattatagtatttttagtaccaaagtccttctttttgttactatacttccacctcagctcaacaagaaaaaacaaagagggaattttaatGCTCAAAAGACGTGGCAAAagaatgtggcagatatccacttgatatgactaactcagactgctgaagcctcatataagcttcagatcaacttttaaatgcacttttgcACAAACTGACTGCATGGACACTggattttgtgttttaatagccagtatgaacaggagggatgattacagcaaggaaaacctctttcagtgttcatagggacacctgactgttgttttaagacagacttgaacaatTGTAAACCTCTCCTTTAAGCCAAAAAACGATAAGTGCTGGACAACTctgacaaaagaagaaaaaaattagGAAAGCAAAAGAACATGTATTTGAGCTCACTTTGGCAGAGAATGTTGAATCTGGTGGAACATTTCCAATTGCTCCAACTCCCTTTTTCCATGGTAACACAAGCCTGAGAGTTGTTGACATTATCGGGCTTtaaccaccaccagtgtctgaAGGAGGAGCTGCTGCCGTCCGACCACTTCCAGGAGTCTCTGTGCAGGCCAATCCAGGCCTCTTGCACGCCGGTGTTGTTCCACAGTCTATCCCTTACCTCCTCATTCTCGGCTGGACTCCTCACACTGACTAGGTCTGTATGATGCTGCCTGCAGTAGCTCTGAGCCTCAAACCAAGTCTTCTCCTCGGTCACCAGCACATACTGAACCTCTGCATCATCTACATgtagagggggaaaaaaggagaaatatcATAAATCATATCTTCAACTTGTACATactcattttatacattttcacacTCATCTGTACAG
This genomic interval carries:
- the LOC121889964 gene encoding uncharacterized protein LOC121889964 — encoded protein: MAIDERPGSRGQKPTCTSVPLQDNPWWRVDLRNIYRITAVSVFSTGDCCSEELNRAEVRIGFSMQTKNQRCAVISITEGQSKYTYQCGIMEGRFVHVVLPGLQKTLSFCEIHVYGHVLDNVALRGVAFLSSRKWRTAGYASSVIDGNQISTCSATKDKPGQWVKVDLLVPCRYIPSRTHSLATVDCGGIEGRYVTVVQPDVPLTLCEVEVYSTWENPVNKVPQWPPPSDHCPSTSCSRDYIFVHDQPKTWFEAQTYCRDRYTDLATINNAQDMNKVMNKMENDFSDFWIGLYEDAVTWKWSLSDEGYYNDNEAEFRNWGEGEPNESDIQRCAVIQDKGDWKDRDCSLLNVFLCFDGRDGVPENKILVETPMNWTDAQRYCRQYHTDLVSVRNLPENQEIQSMVPSREQAWIGLFEDSWKWSDGRKSSFRYWQEGQPDSLGEGPNCAHVNGGEWSARSCNTKSMFLCYFIFKKKSVVRIQSDFDMSDPVIQQQILKQMEAEMTKKGISDIKISWRMSGGLEKATQTRRIKEAQCVAPEGGET
- the LOC121889965 gene encoding fucolectin-5-like, with the translated sequence MEWKYMFIWVDVALSGVATQSSVLNNSCPPSFVINGEPNAHNDSRSCSATLFETNPWWRLDMRGPYAVASVEVIRRSDCCTDEIDGAEIRIGDSVENNGNNNPRCAVITINDSPYMTFNCNKMKGRYINIYLPGEVKRLHLCEVKVYANALVSGGNVTLSKDI
- the LOC121890145 gene encoding C-type lectin BfL-1-like, whose amino-acid sequence is MPLICFRDDAEVQYVLVTEEKTWFEAQSYCRQHHTDLVSVRSPAENEEVRDRLWNNTGVQEAWIGLHRDSWKWSDGSSSSFRHWWWLKPDNVNNSQACVTMEKGSWSNWKCSTRFNILCQKITEVTPTPVTEPTTIRPAVQKRTTVKIKFQTDSDLKDPNIRHKVLQQLEAAFNSQGLTDVKLYWRTLSVEPRPQKRTTDACGEGIK